The Strigops habroptila isolate Jane chromosome 8, bStrHab1.2.pri, whole genome shotgun sequence genome includes a window with the following:
- the C8H1orf52 gene encoding UPF0690 protein C1orf52 homolog, with amino-acid sequence MAAEGGDPLGYFAAYGSSSSDSEAEEPQPDERQAGSGAAAGSSPGRRARLPPPDELFRKVSQPPAFLYNPLNKQIDWESRVLRAPEEPPKEFKVWKTNAVPPPESYSPPERKPPPPPGVDMAIKWSNIYEDNGEDAPRQAGRARFLPPEEQEHLESDGEKDDEPASAKKRKLDSGEQTKKKKKL; translated from the exons ATGGCGGCGGAGGGAGGGGACCCGCTGGGCTATTTCGCGGCCTACGGCAGCTCCAGCTCGGACTCGGAGGCCGAGGAGCCGCAGCCCGACGAGCGGCAAGCGGGGtccggcgcggcggcggggagcAGCCCGGGGCGGCGGGCGAGGCTGCCGCCGCCCGACGAGCTGTTCCGTAAGGTGTCGCAGCCGCCCGCCTTCCTCTACAACCCGCTCAACAAGCAGATCGACTGGGAGAGCCGCGTCCTGCGGGCGCCCGAGGAG ccccccaagGAGTTCAAGGTGTGGAAGACCAACGCAGTGCCCCCGCCCGAGAGCTACAGCCCGCCCGAGAGGAagcccccgccgccccccggcgTGGACATGGCCATAAAGTGGTCCAATATCTATGAGGACAACGGCGAGGACGCGCCGCGGCAGGCGGGCAGGGCCAGGTTCCTGCCGCCGGAGGAGCAGGAGCACCTCGAGTCGG atggTGAAAAAGATGATGAACCAGCTTCTGCCAAGAAACGTAAACTAGACTCTGGGGAGCagacaaagaagaagaagaagttATGA